A region from the Oncorhynchus tshawytscha isolate Ot180627B linkage group LG26, Otsh_v2.0, whole genome shotgun sequence genome encodes:
- the fmnl2a gene encoding LOW QUALITY PROTEIN: formin-like protein 2 (The sequence of the model RefSeq protein was modified relative to this genomic sequence to represent the inferred CDS: deleted 2 bases in 1 codon) codes for MGNAGSMDQQTDFRGHNMPLKLPMPEPGELEERFAIVLNSMNLPPDKARLLRQYDNEKKWELICDQERFQVKNPPHTYIQKLRGYLDPAVTRKKFRRRVQESTQVLRELEISLRTNHIGWVREFLNDENKGLDVLVEYLSFAQYAVTFDGDSAENNLEKSVDKPWSRSIEDLHGGSNFPSPVNGNSISRAGRHSTLRCNTLPSRRTLKNSRLVCKKDDVHVCIMCLRAIMNYQYGFNMVMSHPHAVNEIALSLNNKNPRTKALVLELLAAVCLVRGGHEIILSAFDNFKEVCAETQRFEKLMEHFKDMDNNIDFMVACMQFINIVVHSVEDMNFRVHLQYNFTKLCLDDYLDKLKHTESDKLQVQIQAYLDNVFDVGALLEDAETKNAALERVEELEENMSHMTEKLQDTENEAMSKIVELEKQLMTRNKELDAVREVYKDANSQVHTLRRMVKEKDEAIQRQCNLEKKIHELEKQGTMTVQKKGDGDISILTSPPAPGGPLVAGFEGVPGGYNGGAVSPMGSNGIPGMPAPPPPPPPPPPPPPPPPPPLPMTASAPPPPPPPPPMAPPLPGCGSPTVIFNSGLAAVKIKKPIKTKFRLPVFNWVALKPNQINGTVFNEIDDERILEDLNVDEFEEMFKTKAQGPAIDLAVSKTKIIQKGPNKVALLDANRAKNMAITLRKVGKAPEEICKAIQLFDLRTLSVDYVECLMRFLPTENEVKIMRQYEKERKPVEALTDEDRFMMHFSKIERLMQKMTIMAFIGNFCESVQMLTPQLHAIIAASVSIKSSQKLKKILEIILALGNYMNSSKRGAVYGFKLQSLDLLLDTKSTDRKMTLLHYIANVVKEKYQQVNLFYNELHYVEKAAAVSLENVLLDVKELQRGMDLTKREYSMHGHNTMLKDFITHNEGKLKKLQDDAKIAQDAFDEAVKFFGENSKTTPPSVFFPVFVRFVKAYRQAEEDNEQKKRAEQMMIEKRLEQEAMMDQEDKKSPSHKNTRGRSQQQEVIAELRKKQVKDTGSRHVYEGKDGAIEDIITVLKTVPFTARTAKRGSRFFCEPVHNEESHY; via the exons gaACGATTCCAAGTGAAGAACCCACCTCACACATACATCCAGAAGCTGAGGGGTTATCTGGACCCAGCGGTCACCAGGAAG AAATTCCGACGGAGAGTGCAGGAGTCCACCCAAGTCCTGAGAGAACTGGAAATTTCGTTAAGGACAAATCACATAGG GTGGGTGAGAGAATTCCTCAACGACGAAAACAAAGGCCTGGATGTGTTGGTGGAGTATCTTTCTTTTGCGCAGTACGCTGTCAC GTTTGATGGCGACAGCGCTGAGAACAACCTGGAGAAGTCGGTGGACAAGCCCTGGAGCAGATCTATAGAGGACCTGCACGGGGGGAGTAACTTCCCGTCCCCCGTCAACGGGAACAGCATCTCCCGCGCCGGGCGACACTCCACGCTACG TTGCAACACGTTGCCGAGCCGGAGAACTCTGAAAAACTCCCGGCTGGTCTGTAAGAAGGACGATGTTCACGTCTGCATCATGTGCCTGCGAGCCATCATGAACTACCAG TACGGCTTCAACATGGTGATGTCCCACCCGCATGCTGTGAATGAAATTGCACTAAGTCTCAACAATAAGAATCCCAG AACCAAAGCTCTCGTGTTGGAGTTACTGGCCGCCGTGTGTCTCGTCAGGGGAGGACACGAAATCATCCTCTCTGCGTTCGACAACTTCAAGGAG GTGTGTGCTGAGACACAGAGGTTCGAGAAGCTAATGGAACACTTCAAGGACATGGACAACAACATTGACTTTATG GTGGCGTGTATGCAGTTCATCAACATCGTGGTCCACTCAGTAGAGGACATGAACTTCAGGGTTCACCTGCAGTACAACTTCACCAAGCTCTGTCTGGACGACTATCTGGAC aagCTGAAGCACACGGAGAGTGACAAGCTGCAGGTGCAGATCCAAGCCTACCTGGACAACGTGTTTGACGTGGGCGCCCTGCTGGAGGACGCCGAGACCAAGAACGCCGCGCTGGAGCgggtggaggagctggaggagaacATGTCACAT ATGACGGAGAAGCTGCAGGACACGGAGAACGAGGCCATGTCCAAGATCGTGGAGCTGGAGAAACAGCTGATGACGCGCAACAAGGAGCTCGACGCCGTCCGG GAGGTGTACAAGGATGCCAACTCGCAGGTGCACACGCTGCGGCGGATGGTGAAGGAGAAGGACGAGGCCATCCAGAGGCAGTGCAACCTGGAGAAGAAGATCCACGAGCTGGAGAAGCAGGGCACCATGACGGTCCAGAAGAAGGGCGACGGGGACATCTCCATCCTGACCTCGCCGCCCGCCCCCGGGGGCCCGCTGGTGGCCGGATTTGAGGGTGTACCAGGGGGCTATAACGGGGGTGCGGTCAGCCCGATGGGGTCGAATGGGATCCCGGGGATGCCCGCgccgccccctcctcctcccccac ctcctccccctcccccgccGCCCCCGCCTCCCCTG CCTATGACGGCGTCtgccccccccccgccccctcctccaccccccatGGCCCCACCGCTGCCCGGCTGTGGATCCCCCACTGTCATCTTCAACTCAGGGTTAGCAG CCGTGAAGATTAAGAAGCCCATCAAGACCAAGTTCCGTTTGCCGGTGTTCAACTGGGTGGCACTGAAGCCCAACCAAATCAACGGCACCGTGTTCAACGAGATCGACGACGAGAGGATACTGGAG GACCTGAACGTGGATGAGTTTGAGGAGATGTTCAAGACGAAAGCCCAGGGCCCGGCCATCGACTTGGCCGTGAGCAAGACCAAGATCATCCAGAAGGGTCCCAACAAGGTGGCGCTGCTGGACGCCAACCGGGCCAAGAACATGGCCATCACCCTGAGGAAAGTGGGCAAGGCCCCCGAGGAGATCTGCAAGGCCATTCAGCT GTTTGACCTGCGCACCCTGTCGGTGGACTACGTGGAGTGTCTGATGCGCTTCCTGCCCACGGAGAACGAGGTGAAGATCATGCGTCAGTACGAGAAGGAGCGGAAGCCCGTGGAGGCTCTGACGGACGAGGACCGCTTCATGATGCACTTCAGCAAGATCGAGCGGCTCATGCAGAAGATGACCATCATGGCCTTCATAGGCAACTTCTGCGAGAGCGTTCAGATGCTGACACCG caacttCATGCGATCATCGCAGCATCTGTGTCAATAAAATCCTCACAGAAACTCAAGAAAATTCTAGAG ATTATCTTGGCTCTCGGAAACTACATGAACAGCAGTAAAAGGGGAGCGGTATACGGTTTTAAACTACAAAGTTTAGATTTG CTACTAGACACCAAGTCGACGGACCGGAAAATGACACTGCTGCACTACATAGCCAACGTGGTGAAGGAGAAATACCAGCAGGTCAATCTGTTCTACAACGAACTGCATTACGTGGAGAAGGCCGCAGCAG TGTCGTTAGAGAACGTTCTGCTGGATGTGAAGGAGCTCCAGCGGGGAATGGACCTGACCAAGAGAGAGTACAGCATGCACGGTCACAACACCATGCTCAAAGACTTCATCACACACAACGAGGGCAAGCTGAAAAAGCTGCAGGACGACGCCAAGATCGCACAG gATGCCTTCGACGAGGCGGTCAAATTCTTCGGCGAGAATTCCAAAACGACGCCCCCGTCTGTGTTCTTCCCGGTGTTTGTGCGCTTCGTCAAGGCCTACAGG CAAGCGGAGGAGGACAACGAGCAGAAGAAGAGAGCGGAGCAGATGATGATAGAGAAACGTCTGGAGCAGGAGGCCATGATGGACCAGGAGGACAAGAAg TCTCCGTCCCATAAGAACACCCGGGGCAGGAGTCAGCAGCAGgaggtgatagctgagctgaggaAGAAGCAGGTGAAGGATACGGGCAGCCGCCACGTCTACGAGGGAAAGGACGGAGCCATCGAGGACATCATCACCG TGCTGAAGACAGTGCCCTTTACCGCCCGCACAGCCAAACGGGGCTCTCGGTTCTTCTGCGAGCCGGTTCACAATGAGGAGAGCCATTACTAA